In a single window of the Arthrobacter sp. StoSoilA2 genome:
- a CDS encoding DUF6379 domain-containing protein — protein MLLERDLLQATGFRNVHEGDRVTGFQFRVRMPSYRGMAASLIDGISVRVGNHVDVPAEVPLWTLGGKTYTLGELWASEGVRWQLEEAATVTVPLEGGLPQGVHDVHIELKLRMSYIPIEHQPTVHRASRHITLAPEGGGGGVFQYGVSLYSFMHDYGTVLDLETALAAVADTGATGVEILGEGHVPNYPEPTAAWIDQWFALLEKYSLEPTNYGSWIDTRLHPGRHMTAQEGAAALQRDLRLANRLGFGFVRPKIGVVSSDLIPDPIWTGSVERSLDLAHELGVVICPEIHSPTPIKHPVVDDYIALIERTGTKNFGLLIDTGIFQDRPIPLREGETRETRPAFLDGIGVDPADFADVAQYVVFVQAKFHDIDEHLEDQQIPWRPVLKALNDAGYNGYLSSEYEGERTPWRSIEQVRRQHSLIRKIASELA, from the coding sequence ATGCTTCTTGAACGAGACCTCCTTCAAGCCACTGGCTTCCGCAATGTCCACGAAGGTGACCGCGTTACCGGATTTCAGTTCAGGGTGCGCATGCCTTCCTATCGCGGCATGGCCGCCTCCCTGATCGACGGCATCTCCGTCAGGGTAGGAAACCATGTGGACGTACCTGCCGAGGTTCCGCTCTGGACCCTGGGCGGGAAGACATACACCCTCGGTGAACTCTGGGCGAGCGAAGGGGTGCGCTGGCAGCTGGAAGAAGCCGCAACGGTGACTGTGCCCTTGGAGGGAGGCCTCCCGCAAGGGGTCCATGATGTGCACATCGAGTTGAAGCTCCGCATGTCCTACATCCCGATCGAGCATCAGCCAACTGTCCACCGCGCTTCCCGGCACATCACACTGGCGCCGGAAGGCGGCGGAGGCGGCGTGTTCCAATATGGCGTATCCCTCTACAGCTTCATGCATGACTACGGAACGGTCCTGGACCTTGAAACCGCCTTGGCGGCGGTGGCAGATACAGGCGCCACCGGCGTCGAGATTTTGGGGGAGGGCCATGTGCCCAACTATCCGGAGCCCACGGCCGCCTGGATTGACCAGTGGTTCGCCTTGCTGGAGAAGTACTCGCTCGAGCCGACCAATTACGGCTCGTGGATCGATACGCGGCTACACCCCGGCCGGCACATGACTGCCCAGGAGGGTGCCGCAGCGTTGCAGCGTGACCTCAGGCTGGCCAACCGTCTGGGCTTTGGTTTCGTCCGTCCCAAGATCGGAGTTGTCTCCAGCGACCTGATCCCGGACCCCATCTGGACCGGGTCCGTGGAGCGTTCCCTGGATCTTGCCCATGAACTGGGGGTGGTTATCTGCCCCGAAATCCACTCGCCTACGCCGATCAAGCACCCGGTGGTGGACGATTACATTGCCCTCATCGAACGCACGGGAACCAAGAACTTTGGCCTGTTGATCGACACTGGAATCTTCCAGGACCGGCCCATCCCGTTGCGGGAGGGTGAGACCAGGGAAACCAGGCCCGCCTTCCTCGACGGCATCGGAGTGGATCCGGCAGACTTTGCCGACGTCGCGCAGTACGTCGTGTTTGTCCAAGCCAAGTTCCACGACATCGATGAACACCTGGAAGACCAGCAGATTCCGTGGCGTCCCGTCCTCAAGGCCCTGAACGACGCTGGATACAACGGCTACTTGTCCAGCGAGTACGAGGGCGAGAGGACCCCCTGGCGCTCAATTGAGCAGGTTCGCCGCCAGCATTCGCTGATCCGCAAGATCGCATCAGAACTCGCCTGA
- a CDS encoding DUF6379 domain-containing protein has product MPNGLIQEDSLRAHPEGLALSLTLPWYRSLWLSSVSTLKLTVDGEEVPQQDLSFELGGKTYALAELPAQAETLWFLQEHPRLIARRPVPVELGEQHAIRIFGELRLPYMQIAAGQDGGPGMYVPNFVSQALELTVVDRDAPVPETTTPVTPPPPKADEDPFSLGLTLYSASAEFRAGWYDFDGLLNRVAELGIGPGIEIVASQVLPTYPTVSDDFAKSWHAAFDKHGFDASSFGANLDMGRRRDRDMTPDEEYEFTETLFRGAKKLGFPLVRIQSAKPELLRRLLPLAEQLELKLAYEIHAPLGPNSPEIMKVRDVYDELDSPLLGFVADFSSTMHSMSPTLLRAVSRAGLDEEALERLQAIWSTDASMRERQEEFIGYLRSRYFDPARLGSFAHLAFNMHGHVSPGDWADIMPQIMHVHAKFYDIDDDGNEPAIDYPELVRVFVEGGYRGYWSSEWEGHAFAELGEVDALLLVRKQHDLIRRSMRAAVAKV; this is encoded by the coding sequence ATGCCCAACGGACTGATTCAAGAAGACAGCTTGCGAGCCCACCCCGAAGGCCTCGCTTTGTCGCTGACCCTTCCCTGGTACCGGAGCCTCTGGCTCTCATCCGTCTCCACCCTGAAGCTGACAGTGGACGGTGAGGAGGTTCCGCAGCAGGACCTCTCCTTCGAGCTTGGCGGAAAGACGTACGCCCTGGCGGAACTTCCGGCGCAAGCTGAAACCCTGTGGTTCCTGCAGGAGCACCCGCGCCTTATTGCGCGTCGGCCGGTACCTGTGGAACTGGGGGAGCAGCACGCCATCCGAATCTTCGGTGAGCTGCGCCTTCCATACATGCAGATCGCGGCTGGACAGGACGGCGGGCCGGGTATGTACGTGCCCAACTTCGTCAGCCAGGCCCTTGAGCTGACGGTTGTGGACCGCGACGCACCCGTGCCTGAAACCACGACGCCGGTCACGCCACCGCCGCCGAAAGCGGACGAGGATCCGTTCTCCTTGGGGTTGACCCTCTACTCGGCGAGTGCGGAGTTCCGGGCAGGATGGTACGACTTCGATGGGTTGCTGAACAGGGTGGCGGAGCTCGGAATCGGACCCGGCATCGAAATTGTCGCTTCCCAGGTGCTGCCCACTTACCCCACAGTGAGCGATGACTTCGCCAAGTCCTGGCATGCAGCCTTCGACAAACACGGCTTTGACGCCAGCTCCTTCGGTGCCAACCTGGACATGGGCCGGCGTCGGGACCGCGATATGACCCCGGACGAAGAATACGAATTTACGGAGACGCTCTTCCGCGGGGCAAAGAAGCTGGGATTTCCGCTGGTCCGGATCCAGAGTGCCAAGCCGGAGCTGCTGCGCCGACTGCTCCCTCTTGCCGAACAATTGGAGCTCAAGCTGGCGTACGAGATTCATGCTCCCTTGGGTCCGAATTCCCCCGAGATCATGAAAGTCCGGGACGTTTACGACGAATTGGATTCTCCTTTGCTGGGCTTCGTGGCCGATTTCTCTTCCACCATGCACAGCATGTCTCCAACTTTGTTGCGGGCCGTTTCGCGGGCCGGACTGGATGAAGAAGCGCTGGAGCGCCTGCAGGCCATCTGGTCCACGGATGCCTCAATGCGGGAGCGCCAGGAAGAGTTCATCGGGTACCTCCGGAGCCGGTACTTTGATCCCGCCCGGCTCGGCTCCTTCGCGCACCTCGCTTTCAATATGCACGGACATGTCAGCCCGGGCGATTGGGCGGACATCATGCCCCAGATCATGCACGTGCACGCGAAGTTCTACGACATCGACGACGACGGCAACGAACCCGCCATCGATTACCCGGAACTCGTCCGCGTGTTTGTGGAAGGCGGGTACCGGGGCTATTGGTCCAGTGAATGGGAAGGGCATGCCTTCGCCGAGTTGGGTGAGGTGGATGCCTTACTGCTGGTTCGGAAGCAGCATGACCTCATCAGGCGCAGCATGCGTGCCGCGGTGGCCAAGGTCTGA
- a CDS encoding LysR family transcriptional regulator, translating into MTDHALLSRLDLNLLTSLDALITERSVTRAAERLHLSQPALSASLARLRNHFGDPILARRGNTYELTPFALRLAEHTTLALDAARRVFESQASWEPNESAREFSIYGSDYGFTTVGRVVSELAAERAPGVRFRFMLHNPVVVEDAANRLRAADGMVIPHGILTGLPFVDLWRDDWLAVVSETNQEVGEEVSMDNIANLPWVMTYQSRSAFTSAERQIQQLGIEPRVEVVVESFQALPHFVAGTNRIGLIQAALAPIARRLGGVRILPLPFPATPLVNALWWHPVHNADSEHIWMRGLFEEAAAIVAAETEPKA; encoded by the coding sequence GTGACGGACCACGCCCTGCTTTCCAGGCTCGACCTCAACCTGCTGACGTCCCTGGATGCCCTCATTACCGAACGCAGCGTGACCCGTGCGGCCGAGCGCCTGCATTTGAGCCAGCCAGCCTTGAGTGCTTCATTGGCCCGCCTCAGGAACCACTTTGGCGATCCGATCCTTGCCCGCCGGGGGAACACCTACGAGCTAACCCCGTTCGCCCTAAGGCTGGCCGAGCACACCACATTGGCCCTCGACGCCGCCCGCCGCGTCTTCGAGAGCCAAGCCAGCTGGGAACCCAATGAATCGGCGCGGGAGTTTTCCATCTATGGATCGGACTACGGTTTCACCACGGTTGGACGGGTTGTTTCGGAACTCGCAGCAGAGCGTGCCCCGGGAGTCCGCTTCCGGTTCATGCTTCACAATCCCGTGGTGGTCGAGGACGCTGCCAACCGCTTGAGGGCGGCAGACGGCATGGTGATTCCTCACGGGATCCTCACGGGCCTCCCGTTCGTGGATTTGTGGCGCGACGATTGGCTTGCCGTAGTTTCAGAAACCAACCAGGAAGTGGGCGAGGAGGTCTCCATGGACAACATCGCCAACCTGCCGTGGGTCATGACCTATCAGTCGCGCTCAGCATTCACGTCCGCCGAGCGCCAAATTCAGCAGTTGGGCATTGAGCCGCGCGTGGAAGTAGTAGTGGAGAGTTTCCAGGCACTCCCCCACTTCGTCGCAGGAACAAACAGGATCGGGCTCATCCAGGCAGCCCTTGCCCCCATTGCCCGTCGCTTGGGCGGCGTCCGGATCCTGCCGCTGCCGTTTCCGGCAACACCGCTGGTCAACGCCCTGTGGTGGCATCCGGTCCACAACGCCGACTCCGAGCACATTTGGATGCGCGGCCTCTTCGAAGAAGCCGCCGCGATCGTCGCTGCCGAAACCGAGCCCAAAGCGTAG
- a CDS encoding extracellular solute-binding protein gives MTQHRFRGLKLGVLVIPTAAALALTGCSGSTTAGSAGGSKEFSLTFATSNTIESPFQKLGEQYMAAHPDVKITFNAQPNDSYDQTVRTQLQAGNASDVIVTSPGSGTGRSILPLVDANFLEPLDDSAKKLVPVGSEALFGKDGKVYGQAAEMTVVGLVTNETAAKASGVSDFPSDFSSLEKQCSSLSSSGKSFFALAGSAAPNTGLMAMSLAASRVYAEDPKWNEKRVSKETTFADSQGWKDALQAVVKLNEAGCFQKGAAGAGFDAITKGLASGSSLAGFIPAPSWKQLKTAAANSDFAVRALPSEQSSDKGFVYASANYSFSINAASKNKDAAKAFLDWAAEPEQTKAFAEIDGALPVSGLDSYDYASGAYKNVGDLIKDGKYGPLPNSQWPNSSVYDALATGVQGLLTGQKSVDQVLQAMDAAWG, from the coding sequence ATGACACAGCACCGCTTTCGAGGACTGAAGCTCGGCGTTCTCGTCATCCCAACCGCTGCTGCACTTGCACTGACAGGCTGCTCAGGCTCTACCACCGCCGGCAGCGCGGGAGGTTCCAAGGAGTTCTCCTTGACGTTCGCTACCTCCAACACCATTGAGAGCCCGTTCCAGAAGCTTGGCGAGCAGTACATGGCAGCGCACCCGGACGTGAAGATCACGTTCAATGCGCAGCCGAACGATTCCTACGACCAGACCGTCCGCACACAGTTGCAGGCCGGCAACGCCTCGGACGTCATTGTGACGTCGCCCGGATCGGGAACAGGCCGAAGCATCCTTCCGCTGGTCGATGCAAACTTCCTCGAACCCCTGGATGATTCGGCCAAGAAGTTGGTTCCAGTGGGCAGTGAAGCCTTGTTCGGCAAGGATGGCAAGGTCTACGGGCAGGCTGCCGAAATGACCGTCGTCGGGCTGGTGACCAATGAGACCGCAGCCAAGGCCTCCGGCGTCTCCGATTTCCCCAGCGACTTCTCGTCCTTGGAAAAGCAGTGCTCCTCGCTCAGTTCTTCCGGCAAGTCATTCTTTGCCCTGGCCGGCTCAGCCGCACCCAACACCGGCCTGATGGCCATGTCCCTGGCGGCCTCCCGGGTTTACGCTGAGGATCCCAAGTGGAACGAAAAGCGTGTGAGTAAGGAAACCACCTTCGCCGACTCCCAGGGCTGGAAGGACGCGCTGCAGGCCGTCGTCAAGCTCAACGAAGCAGGTTGCTTCCAGAAGGGCGCAGCGGGCGCCGGCTTCGACGCCATCACCAAGGGCCTCGCGAGTGGCTCTTCCCTTGCCGGCTTCATCCCTGCTCCTTCGTGGAAGCAGCTCAAGACGGCAGCGGCCAATTCCGACTTTGCAGTCCGCGCGCTTCCGTCCGAGCAGAGCTCCGACAAGGGCTTCGTTTACGCCAGCGCGAACTACTCCTTCTCCATCAATGCCGCTTCCAAGAACAAGGATGCTGCCAAGGCCTTCCTTGATTGGGCTGCCGAACCTGAGCAGACCAAGGCGTTCGCGGAGATTGATGGCGCACTTCCCGTTAGCGGTTTGGATAGCTACGACTACGCATCCGGCGCTTACAAGAACGTCGGGGACCTCATCAAGGACGGCAAGTACGGTCCGCTTCCCAACAGCCAGTGGCCGAACTCCTCTGTCTACGATGCCCTCGCAACGGGTGTTCAGGGTCTCCTGACAGGCCAGAAGTCGGTTGACCAGGTGCTGCAGGCCATGGATGCGGCCTGGGGCTAA
- a CDS encoding sugar ABC transporter permease, translated as MTATMQSKTEAADASRRGRRNPGAARKVRSRGGSLQFGHWWWALPGIALVIAIHYVATGIGGYFAFTNWTGIGSFKVVGLANFEAIFKDPTKLGALLNTLFLAFSSVFISNVAGLFIALGLNRVIKTRYVLRTLFFMPVVLSPLATAYIWKYIFDFDGPINVFLASIGAGDLAKPWLADPQWAIWTVLIVLVWGSTGFAMVIFMAGLAGVPVEIEEAAAIDGANMWQRFWNVTLPAIRPAVAIASTLGIVQGLRVFDPIMALTGGGPAGATETLATQVYKQAFALGNFGGGAALALVLAVIILFFAVIQQRLTRSNPED; from the coding sequence ATGACTGCGACGATGCAATCGAAAACCGAAGCAGCTGACGCTTCCCGGCGAGGCAGGCGAAACCCGGGAGCGGCCCGAAAGGTCCGTTCCCGGGGTGGGTCCCTGCAGTTCGGCCACTGGTGGTGGGCGCTCCCCGGGATCGCCCTCGTCATCGCCATCCACTACGTAGCCACCGGAATTGGCGGCTACTTCGCCTTCACCAACTGGACCGGTATCGGCTCCTTCAAAGTGGTTGGCCTGGCAAACTTCGAGGCAATCTTCAAGGATCCGACCAAGCTCGGGGCCTTGCTGAATACCCTCTTCCTGGCCTTTTCCTCCGTATTTATCAGCAACGTTGCCGGCCTCTTCATCGCCCTGGGCCTGAACCGGGTAATAAAGACACGGTATGTACTGCGCACGTTGTTCTTCATGCCCGTGGTCCTCAGCCCGCTGGCAACGGCCTACATCTGGAAGTACATCTTCGATTTCGACGGTCCCATCAATGTCTTCCTCGCCTCGATCGGCGCTGGTGACCTGGCCAAGCCGTGGTTGGCGGACCCGCAATGGGCCATCTGGACAGTACTGATTGTCCTGGTCTGGGGCAGCACCGGTTTCGCCATGGTGATCTTCATGGCGGGCCTGGCGGGCGTTCCCGTGGAAATCGAGGAGGCCGCAGCCATCGACGGCGCCAACATGTGGCAGCGCTTCTGGAACGTCACCCTTCCAGCTATCCGTCCGGCCGTGGCCATCGCATCAACCCTGGGCATTGTTCAGGGGCTCCGGGTCTTCGACCCCATCATGGCACTCACCGGCGGAGGCCCGGCAGGCGCCACTGAAACCCTTGCCACGCAGGTCTACAAGCAGGCATTTGCGCTCGGCAACTTCGGCGGCGGCGCCGCCCTGGCCCTGGTGCTGGCCGTCATCATCCTGTTCTTCGCCGTAATCCAGCAGCGGCTGACGCGATCGAACCCCGAGGACTAA
- a CDS encoding carbohydrate ABC transporter permease has protein sequence MFRYTKLTVLREIGLWALALLFLSPFYFLVTTALKSDGEIYTTSPLAPPSSPDFSNFTAVLTAQGNSNVVLGLVNSVIITTGSILGLIALGSITGYVISRSTRRWSKGAYYLFLIAIILPGQLGAVPLYMGARSLGLTGSAWGLIVLYTGMLLPLSIFLYSNFFRGLGTDYEEAATIDGASKTQVFSKVVFPMMAPATGTVTIFAGLIVWNDFFTSLIFLGGSSNQTLPVAMYYFIGSLVSQWNSIFAIVIVSMIPILALFLFAQKRFIQGFSGGLKG, from the coding sequence ATGTTCCGCTACACAAAACTCACCGTTCTCCGCGAAATCGGTCTGTGGGCATTGGCCCTCCTCTTTCTTTCCCCGTTCTACTTCCTGGTGACCACTGCACTGAAGTCCGATGGTGAGATCTACACGACCTCGCCGCTGGCACCGCCGTCGAGCCCTGACTTCAGCAACTTCACCGCCGTCCTGACTGCCCAGGGCAATTCAAATGTGGTGCTTGGCCTGGTGAACAGTGTCATCATCACCACTGGCAGCATCCTTGGCTTGATCGCCCTTGGGTCCATCACTGGGTACGTCATTTCACGGTCTACCCGCCGTTGGAGCAAGGGCGCCTACTACCTGTTCCTGATCGCCATCATCCTGCCAGGCCAGTTGGGGGCGGTTCCCCTGTACATGGGCGCCCGTTCCTTGGGTCTTACGGGCTCGGCCTGGGGCCTGATCGTCCTGTACACGGGCATGCTCCTGCCCCTGTCCATCTTCCTGTACTCCAACTTCTTCCGCGGCCTGGGTACGGATTACGAAGAAGCGGCCACCATTGACGGCGCCAGCAAAACGCAGGTGTTCTCCAAAGTAGTTTTCCCGATGATGGCTCCGGCCACGGGCACTGTGACCATCTTCGCCGGACTGATCGTGTGGAACGACTTCTTCACTTCGCTGATCTTCCTGGGCGGCTCCAGCAACCAGACGCTGCCTGTGGCGATGTACTACTTCATCGGCTCCCTGGTCTCGCAGTGGAACTCCATCTTCGCGATCGTGATCGTTTCCATGATTCCCATCCTCGCGTTGTTCCTCTTCGCCCAGAAGCGCTTCATCCAAGGCTTCTCCGGCGGCCTGAAGGGCTAA
- a CDS encoding TIM barrel protein produces MFKLAPNIDLLFAEAGESAADRVRAAAAAGFDAVEMWGPTGKDIPALKAALEETGVQLTAQLAEPRMQFMIPPKNHEPFYEGLDAGVEVARQLGCPRIVVGSGTGFGGRKRQDQLDELIEIFTKGVNHIQGSGITLVLEPVNVRVDHPGALLDRTSEAVYIARGVNSPGFGVLYDLYHSTVEGEDVAAELANAGDLIKYVQIADAPGRGEPGSGSIDWNARLGDLEASGYSGPIGLEYYPTIDSAKSVRRIQELVAAR; encoded by the coding sequence ATGTTTAAACTTGCGCCGAATATCGACCTTTTGTTCGCTGAAGCAGGCGAAAGTGCCGCTGATCGTGTGCGTGCGGCGGCAGCGGCGGGATTCGATGCCGTTGAGATGTGGGGTCCAACGGGCAAGGACATCCCCGCGCTGAAGGCCGCATTGGAGGAGACCGGAGTGCAGCTCACCGCCCAGCTGGCGGAGCCGCGGATGCAGTTCATGATCCCTCCCAAAAACCACGAACCCTTCTACGAGGGGCTCGATGCCGGCGTCGAGGTTGCGCGCCAGCTTGGCTGCCCACGCATTGTGGTTGGAAGCGGAACAGGCTTTGGCGGCCGCAAGCGACAGGACCAACTCGATGAGCTCATCGAGATCTTCACCAAGGGCGTGAACCACATCCAGGGGTCCGGCATCACCTTGGTCCTGGAACCCGTCAACGTGCGCGTGGACCATCCCGGGGCCCTCCTGGACAGGACGTCGGAGGCAGTCTACATTGCGCGCGGCGTGAATTCGCCCGGGTTCGGAGTCCTGTACGACCTCTACCACTCCACCGTTGAAGGCGAGGATGTGGCCGCGGAACTGGCCAATGCGGGCGACCTCATCAAATACGTTCAAATCGCGGACGCCCCGGGCCGTGGCGAGCCGGGTTCCGGTTCGATCGATTGGAACGCGCGGCTGGGAGACCTGGAGGCCAGCGGTTACAGCGGGCCGATCGGACTCGAATACTACCCAACCATCGATTCCGCGAAGTCCGTCCGACGCATTCAGGAATTGGTGGCCGCCCGGTGA
- a CDS encoding GMC oxidoreductase, giving the protein MSQRSYPPAVDVVIVGSGPTASAYARILSEEAPEATIAMFEVGPTVSNPPGAHVKNIADEHVRAAAQLASEGPGAGAATVNSPGAVKSGERRARPGTYLLSEGYAFPGEDGMPVAAMSSNVGGMGAHWTAACPRPSGKERISFIQDMDGLLDDAERLLGVTTHAFDGAPFSDLVRGRLAAVVDEGREPALRVQPMPLAVHREADGRLMWSGADVVMGEATRQNPRFELFDESLVTKVMLDGGRVAGVEVQDRRTGGSHTVAARFVVVAADALRTPQLLWASGIRPKALGRYLNDQPQVVFASRLEGVTAPAQEEAAQEEAAQEEAPREEAPPGRAGLTQQSGVAWVPYTDDVPFHGQIMQLDASPVPLADDDPVVPGSIVGLGLFCAKDLQREDRVAFDDDVRDAYGMPAMRIHYRLTERDHEVIERAKAEIVRLGKAVGRPLDERPFALPPGASLHYQGSTRMGRADDGESVCSPDSEVWGAGGLFVAGNGVIPTATACNPTLTAVALAVRGARKIAEELDNSLLMSESDNRITK; this is encoded by the coding sequence GTGAGTCAGCGGTCCTACCCCCCGGCGGTTGACGTTGTAATCGTCGGCAGCGGTCCTACGGCGTCCGCCTATGCGCGAATCCTGAGCGAGGAAGCGCCTGAGGCTACCATCGCAATGTTCGAGGTGGGCCCAACCGTCAGCAATCCTCCGGGCGCACATGTGAAGAACATCGCTGATGAGCATGTTCGCGCCGCCGCGCAGCTTGCTTCCGAAGGCCCGGGCGCGGGCGCGGCGACCGTGAACTCGCCAGGTGCCGTGAAGAGCGGCGAACGCAGGGCGCGGCCAGGAACCTACTTGCTCAGTGAGGGCTATGCCTTCCCCGGCGAGGACGGCATGCCCGTTGCCGCAATGTCCAGCAACGTCGGTGGCATGGGGGCGCACTGGACTGCGGCGTGCCCCCGCCCTTCCGGCAAGGAGCGCATCAGCTTCATTCAGGACATGGACGGATTGCTGGACGACGCCGAGCGTCTCCTGGGCGTCACCACCCACGCCTTTGACGGCGCTCCCTTCTCGGATCTCGTCCGCGGGCGGTTGGCGGCTGTGGTCGACGAGGGACGTGAGCCCGCCCTGCGCGTCCAGCCCATGCCCCTTGCGGTCCACCGCGAAGCCGACGGCCGACTCATGTGGTCAGGTGCCGACGTCGTCATGGGCGAGGCAACCCGGCAGAATCCGCGCTTTGAACTCTTCGACGAGTCGCTGGTCACCAAGGTAATGCTCGACGGCGGCAGGGTTGCGGGCGTCGAGGTCCAGGACCGCCGGACTGGCGGGAGCCATACGGTCGCGGCGCGCTTCGTGGTGGTTGCGGCGGATGCGCTGCGGACCCCCCAGCTGCTCTGGGCTTCGGGTATCCGGCCGAAGGCGCTGGGCCGCTACCTCAATGATCAACCGCAGGTGGTATTTGCCAGTCGACTGGAAGGCGTCACGGCCCCAGCGCAGGAGGAAGCTGCGCAGGAGGAAGCTGCGCAGGAGGAAGCGCCGCGGGAGGAAGCGCCGCCAGGCCGCGCCGGCCTCACGCAGCAAAGCGGCGTGGCCTGGGTTCCGTACACCGATGATGTCCCTTTCCACGGCCAGATTATGCAGTTGGATGCCTCGCCGGTGCCATTGGCTGACGACGATCCCGTGGTGCCCGGTTCGATCGTTGGCCTGGGGCTGTTTTGCGCTAAGGATCTACAGCGCGAGGATCGCGTGGCCTTTGATGATGACGTCCGGGACGCTTACGGAATGCCGGCCATGCGCATCCATTACCGCCTGACGGAGCGCGACCATGAGGTGATCGAGCGGGCAAAGGCGGAGATTGTGCGGCTTGGGAAGGCAGTGGGACGTCCCTTGGACGAACGTCCCTTCGCGCTGCCACCGGGCGCATCACTGCACTATCAGGGCTCGACGCGCATGGGCCGTGCAGACGACGGGGAAAGTGTTTGCTCTCCGGATAGCGAAGTCTGGGGAGCCGGGGGGCTTTTCGTTGCCGGCAACGGGGTTATTCCTACTGCGACGGCCTGTAATCCAACGCTGACCGCTGTGGCCCTTGCCGTGCGTGGAGCCCGCAAAATCGCAGAAGAGCTGGATAACTCTTTACTTATGTCAGAATCAGACAATAGAATTACTAAATAA
- a CDS encoding DUF6379 domain-containing protein encodes MIADRMIEQGTLTTEGDRTAVEVRIPWYRALPGSCIAGAALTIDGVAAPEESLRWTMNNRTFSFGELVEETDEWWFPLDSAVLSGELPLTDPEADHEVRVDLKLYIPYITTDHGVLHIEENDTKTMKVGRR; translated from the coding sequence ATGATTGCCGACCGCATGATCGAGCAGGGAACGCTCACCACTGAAGGCGACCGAACCGCCGTCGAAGTCCGTATCCCGTGGTACCGGGCCCTGCCGGGTTCCTGCATTGCCGGGGCCGCGCTCACCATCGACGGTGTGGCCGCTCCCGAGGAGTCGTTGCGCTGGACCATGAACAACCGCACCTTCAGCTTTGGCGAGCTGGTGGAGGAGACGGATGAGTGGTGGTTTCCGCTGGATTCGGCAGTTCTGTCTGGCGAGCTGCCCCTGACAGATCCGGAGGCGGACCACGAAGTACGGGTGGACCTCAAGCTCTACATCCCCTACATCACCACTGACCACGGCGTGTTGCACATCGAAGAGAACGACACCAAGACCATGAAGGTAGGACGGCGATGA
- a CDS encoding sugar phosphate isomerase/epimerase — protein sequence MTGLGTPIQGVTLYSFTRAFHSRQYDLDGLIRKVAAEGFGPGLEIIGFSSLRGFPDRIDDSFVGRFRDLVSEVELLPTSLAVNVDTGIRRDRLMNHDELVEYMRKQIEVASRLGFPIARVQISLTPDAMESLLPVAEKYGVTLALEVHAHQHGAHELILALRDRFDKLGSPLLGFTADWGATVSGFAPSLLEAYRRRGASEELLQQVVAMWNGFYAEGPPTTEKAHGERFGAFIGLAARNGRPDLGIDFAINGTGLFGPAPIDTWLEIMPFVRHVHGKFFGIDENGEEPSVPVRDLVRLLVENGYSGAISSEYEGWHWNNWQDPFEIIRGEQAIQRSAAANAGSRIITDPAEARSILNSHLTQPVLG from the coding sequence ATGACCGGCCTCGGCACTCCCATTCAGGGCGTTACCCTTTACAGCTTCACCCGCGCTTTCCATAGCCGGCAGTACGACCTTGACGGCCTGATCCGCAAGGTAGCTGCAGAGGGTTTTGGGCCAGGTCTTGAAATCATTGGATTCTCAAGCCTGCGGGGCTTCCCGGACCGGATCGATGACTCGTTCGTAGGCCGCTTCCGTGATCTCGTTTCCGAAGTGGAACTGCTTCCCACCTCACTGGCCGTCAACGTTGACACGGGCATCCGCAGGGACCGCCTCATGAACCACGACGAGCTTGTGGAGTACATGCGCAAGCAAATCGAGGTCGCCTCCAGGCTGGGCTTCCCGATCGCCCGCGTCCAAATCTCCCTCACGCCCGATGCCATGGAAAGCCTGTTGCCGGTGGCCGAAAAGTACGGTGTCACCCTGGCGCTTGAAGTCCATGCACACCAGCACGGTGCCCACGAACTGATCCTTGCGTTGCGCGACCGCTTCGACAAGTTGGGCTCCCCGCTCCTTGGCTTCACGGCCGACTGGGGTGCCACGGTCAGCGGCTTCGCGCCGTCGCTCCTTGAGGCCTACCGGCGCCGGGGCGCCTCCGAAGAGCTGCTCCAGCAGGTTGTGGCCATGTGGAACGGCTTCTACGCAGAAGGCCCACCCACCACCGAGAAGGCCCACGGCGAACGTTTCGGAGCCTTCATTGGCCTGGCCGCCCGCAACGGCCGTCCGGACCTGGGAATCGACTTCGCGATCAATGGAACCGGCCTCTTTGGCCCGGCCCCCATTGATACCTGGCTGGAAATCATGCCGTTCGTCCGCCACGTGCACGGCAAGTTCTTCGGCATAGACGAGAACGGTGAGGAACCTTCCGTTCCCGTCCGCGACCTCGTCCGCCTGCTCGTCGAGAACGGCTACTCCGGCGCGATTTCCAGCGAATACGAGGGGTGGCACTGGAACAACTGGCAGGACCCCTTCGAGATCATCCGTGGCGAACAGGCCATCCAGCGTTCAGCCGCTGCCAACGCCGGTTCGAGGATCATCACGGATCCTGCCGAAGCCCGCAGCATCCTCAACAGCCACCTCACCCAGCCGGTCCTCGGCTGA